A stretch of the Medicago truncatula cultivar Jemalong A17 chromosome 5, MtrunA17r5.0-ANR, whole genome shotgun sequence genome encodes the following:
- the LOC11415527 gene encoding uncharacterized protein isoform X1 has product MSSREHTTLQDKMEKGGSRKMAAHNTLKKGRRERKMALIQDVDKLKRKLRHEENVHRVLERALTRPLGALPRLPPYLPSHTLELVAEVAVLEEEVVRLEEKVVNFRQGLYQEAVYISSKRNAENSIDSIEQNSIKGSKHQRSKSLSQSELNSTTTRPQISLAISASSRKLVNGKQLHSKQDSLSSIPEEKSIEKKMAKVITPVKKSPTKQESADKCVDHVKLQLEKRLVDQERAQNSSGDKVLEVDSTPNRVSEDIVKCLCSIFMRISIFKDNLGELKTPLHDPYGICSISKTRDIGAYNSFCEIEASAVDFSRMKNSVFLINRLKFLFGKLASVNLKGLTHQEKLAFWINTYNSCMMNAYLEHGIPESPEMVVALMQKATIVVGGHLLKAITIEHFILRLPYHLNYTCLKSAKNDEMKARGIFGLEWSEPLVTFALSCGSWSSPVVRVYTASQVDNELEAAKRDYLQAAVGITKTNKLIIPKILDWFLLDFAKDLESLLDWVCLQLPVELRKEAVECLERRGRQPLSHMVHMTAYDFSFRLLVHQ; this is encoded by the exons ATGAGTAGCAGAGAGCACACCACTCTTCAG GACAAGATGGAAAAAGGAGGGAGCAGGAAAATGGCTGCACATAATACTTTGAAAAAAGGACGTCGAGAAAGGAAAATGGCTTTGATACAAGAT GTTGATAAGTTAAAGAGGAAGCTAAGACATGAAGAGAATGTTCATAGAGTGTTAGAAAGAGCACTCACTAGACCTTTGGGCGCACTTCCTCGTCTTCCTCCTTATCTCCCTTCCCAT ACGTTAGAGCTTGTGGCTGAAGTTGCGGTATTGGAGGAAGAGGTGGTTCGATTAGAAGAGAAGGTTGTGAATTTCAGACAAGGTTTATATCAGGAAGCTGTGTACATTTCCTCCAAGAGGAATGCAGAAAATTCGATTGACTCCATTGAGCAGAATTCCATCAAAGGATCCAAACATCAAAGGTCAAAATCATTGTCTCAAAGTGAGCTTAATTCTACTACCACTAGGCCTCAGATTTCTCTTGCCATAAGTGCTTCTAGTAGAAAGCTAGTAAATGGGAAGCAATTGCATTCCAAACAAGATTCCTTATCATCAATACCAGAAGAAAAAtctattgaaaagaaaatggcTAAAGTCATCACTCCAGTGAAGAAATCACCAACCAAACAAGAATCAGCTGACAAGTGTGTAGATCACGTGAAGTTGCAG CTGGAGAAGAGATTAGTAGATCAAGAAAGAGCACAAAATTCCTCAGGTGATAAGGTGTTAGAAGTTGATAGCACACCAAATAGAGTTTCAGAGGATATAGTCAAGTGTTTGTGTAGCATATTTATGAGAATTTCCATATTCAAGGACAATTTAGGAGAATTGAAAACACCTCTACATGATCCATATGGTATCTGTTCAATATCCAAAACAAGAGATATTGGTGCCTACAATAGCTTTTGTGAGATTGAAGCTTCCGCCGTTGATTTCAGCCGAATGAAAAATTCAGTGTTTCTGATCAATCGATTAAA GTTCTTATTTGGGAAACTTGCCTCTGTGAACTTGAAGGGTCTTACTCATCAGGAGAAACTTGCATTTTGGATAAACACTTACAATTCATGTATGATGAAT GCATATTTAGAGCATGGCATACCAGAGAGTCCCGAAATGGTTGTAGCACTGATGCAGAAG GCCACAATAGTAGTGGGGGGACACTTGCTCAAGGCAATCACAATAGAGCACTTCATCTTGAGACTTCCTTATCACCTGAATTAT ACCTGTCTGAAATCTGCAAAAAATGATGAGATGAAAGCAAGAGGCATATTTGGTTTGGAATGGTCTGAACCTTTGGTTACATTTGCACTATCATGTGGAAGCTGGTCATCACCTGTG gtAAGGGTGTACACAGCATCACAAGTTGATAATGAGTTAGAAGCAGCAAAGAGAGATTATTTACAGGCAGCAGTTGGCATAACGAAAACAAACAAGTTAATAATTCCAAAGATACTTGACTGGTTTTTACTTGACTTTGCAAAGGACTTGGAATCTTTGTTGGATTGGGTCTGCCTTCAGCTACCTGTTGAACTGAGAAAGGAAGCAGTTGAATGCCTTGAAAGAAGGGGAAGGCAGCCTCTTTCACACATGGTACATATGACGGCCTATGATTTCAGTTTCAGGTTGCTTGTACACCAGTAA
- the LOC11415527 gene encoding uncharacterized protein isoform X2 gives MEKGGSRKMAAHNTLKKGRRERKMALIQDVDKLKRKLRHEENVHRVLERALTRPLGALPRLPPYLPSHTLELVAEVAVLEEEVVRLEEKVVNFRQGLYQEAVYISSKRNAENSIDSIEQNSIKGSKHQRSKSLSQSELNSTTTRPQISLAISASSRKLVNGKQLHSKQDSLSSIPEEKSIEKKMAKVITPVKKSPTKQESADKCVDHVKLQLEKRLVDQERAQNSSGDKVLEVDSTPNRVSEDIVKCLCSIFMRISIFKDNLGELKTPLHDPYGICSISKTRDIGAYNSFCEIEASAVDFSRMKNSVFLINRLKFLFGKLASVNLKGLTHQEKLAFWINTYNSCMMNAYLEHGIPESPEMVVALMQKATIVVGGHLLKAITIEHFILRLPYHLNYTCLKSAKNDEMKARGIFGLEWSEPLVTFALSCGSWSSPVVRVYTASQVDNELEAAKRDYLQAAVGITKTNKLIIPKILDWFLLDFAKDLESLLDWVCLQLPVELRKEAVECLERRGRQPLSHMVHMTAYDFSFRLLVHQ, from the exons ATGGAAAAAGGAGGGAGCAGGAAAATGGCTGCACATAATACTTTGAAAAAAGGACGTCGAGAAAGGAAAATGGCTTTGATACAAGAT GTTGATAAGTTAAAGAGGAAGCTAAGACATGAAGAGAATGTTCATAGAGTGTTAGAAAGAGCACTCACTAGACCTTTGGGCGCACTTCCTCGTCTTCCTCCTTATCTCCCTTCCCAT ACGTTAGAGCTTGTGGCTGAAGTTGCGGTATTGGAGGAAGAGGTGGTTCGATTAGAAGAGAAGGTTGTGAATTTCAGACAAGGTTTATATCAGGAAGCTGTGTACATTTCCTCCAAGAGGAATGCAGAAAATTCGATTGACTCCATTGAGCAGAATTCCATCAAAGGATCCAAACATCAAAGGTCAAAATCATTGTCTCAAAGTGAGCTTAATTCTACTACCACTAGGCCTCAGATTTCTCTTGCCATAAGTGCTTCTAGTAGAAAGCTAGTAAATGGGAAGCAATTGCATTCCAAACAAGATTCCTTATCATCAATACCAGAAGAAAAAtctattgaaaagaaaatggcTAAAGTCATCACTCCAGTGAAGAAATCACCAACCAAACAAGAATCAGCTGACAAGTGTGTAGATCACGTGAAGTTGCAG CTGGAGAAGAGATTAGTAGATCAAGAAAGAGCACAAAATTCCTCAGGTGATAAGGTGTTAGAAGTTGATAGCACACCAAATAGAGTTTCAGAGGATATAGTCAAGTGTTTGTGTAGCATATTTATGAGAATTTCCATATTCAAGGACAATTTAGGAGAATTGAAAACACCTCTACATGATCCATATGGTATCTGTTCAATATCCAAAACAAGAGATATTGGTGCCTACAATAGCTTTTGTGAGATTGAAGCTTCCGCCGTTGATTTCAGCCGAATGAAAAATTCAGTGTTTCTGATCAATCGATTAAA GTTCTTATTTGGGAAACTTGCCTCTGTGAACTTGAAGGGTCTTACTCATCAGGAGAAACTTGCATTTTGGATAAACACTTACAATTCATGTATGATGAAT GCATATTTAGAGCATGGCATACCAGAGAGTCCCGAAATGGTTGTAGCACTGATGCAGAAG GCCACAATAGTAGTGGGGGGACACTTGCTCAAGGCAATCACAATAGAGCACTTCATCTTGAGACTTCCTTATCACCTGAATTAT ACCTGTCTGAAATCTGCAAAAAATGATGAGATGAAAGCAAGAGGCATATTTGGTTTGGAATGGTCTGAACCTTTGGTTACATTTGCACTATCATGTGGAAGCTGGTCATCACCTGTG gtAAGGGTGTACACAGCATCACAAGTTGATAATGAGTTAGAAGCAGCAAAGAGAGATTATTTACAGGCAGCAGTTGGCATAACGAAAACAAACAAGTTAATAATTCCAAAGATACTTGACTGGTTTTTACTTGACTTTGCAAAGGACTTGGAATCTTTGTTGGATTGGGTCTGCCTTCAGCTACCTGTTGAACTGAGAAAGGAAGCAGTTGAATGCCTTGAAAGAAGGGGAAGGCAGCCTCTTTCACACATGGTACATATGACGGCCTATGATTTCAGTTTCAGGTTGCTTGTACACCAGTAA